A genomic segment from Flavobacterium litorale encodes:
- a CDS encoding general secretion pathway protein, translating to MASYLQNILLGNNYVGIECFSVNNEEQYAFLQVNRKKGSLETAEKDIFKNTDALATVKSKLPAVLIINNSYVLQKEVMSTDSNDKKLVHKSFPNIKLDDFYYEIWRRETSSVIAVCRRSYVDEQINILGKYFRITGISLGVCSLSTVSGFINTPSIITNTHQVNTSETENSLLPLTSTENVVYNVNGLAVESSWIVSFGSVLGIILGNKTSGSITDLRNTVNESFKQKAFFEKTLQYGIGLILGLLLINFLLFSHYFKKANNADVVLSANKVEIEKINQLKKRIKNKEDKLQSFAGNTASRSSLLINKITSSLPASISLNEFIYHPIERRIKEGKTIQPQDSIITVSGSLLSNQEFTDWVSDIERLNEVSNVTITAFGKENKKTTFSVSIATK from the coding sequence ATGGCATCCTATCTGCAAAATATTCTCTTAGGAAATAACTATGTTGGTATCGAATGTTTTTCGGTAAACAACGAGGAGCAGTATGCTTTTTTACAAGTAAATCGTAAAAAAGGAAGTTTAGAGACAGCAGAAAAAGATATTTTTAAAAATACAGATGCGTTAGCAACAGTAAAAAGCAAGCTCCCTGCAGTACTTATAATTAACAATAGTTACGTATTGCAAAAAGAGGTAATGAGTACCGATAGTAATGATAAAAAATTAGTTCATAAAAGTTTTCCGAACATAAAATTGGACGATTTTTATTACGAAATATGGCGCAGAGAAACATCGTCTGTAATTGCAGTATGCCGTAGGAGTTATGTAGATGAGCAAATAAACATACTCGGTAAATACTTTAGGATAACGGGTATTAGTTTAGGAGTATGTTCGCTTAGTACCGTTTCAGGTTTTATCAATACACCCTCCATTATAACCAATACACACCAAGTAAATACATCCGAAACAGAAAATAGCTTACTACCACTAACGAGTACCGAAAACGTAGTTTACAATGTAAACGGTCTGGCAGTAGAAAGCAGTTGGATAGTATCTTTTGGAAGTGTTTTAGGAATTATACTAGGCAATAAAACATCGGGTAGTATAACCGATTTAAGGAATACCGTTAACGAAAGCTTTAAGCAAAAAGCCTTTTTCGAGAAAACACTCCAATACGGAATTGGACTTATATTGGGTTTACTGTTAATTAATTTTTTGCTTTTTAGTCATTACTTTAAAAAAGCAAATAATGCCGATGTAGTGCTTTCTGCCAATAAAGTTGAAATTGAAAAAATAAACCAGTTAAAAAAACGGATTAAAAATAAAGAGGATAAACTGCAAAGTTTTGCAGGCAATACAGCCTCAAGGAGTTCATTACTCATCAATAAAATTACATCTAGTTTACCCGCTTCAATATCGTTAAACGAATTTATTTATCACCCCATAGAGAGGCGCATAAAAGAAGGCAAAACAATACAGCCTCAAGACAGCATTATTACGGTTTCGGGTAGTCTATTAAGCAATCAGGAGTTTACCGATTGGGTATCGGATATTGAACGATTAAATGAAGTTAGTAATGTAACTATTACTGCTTTTGGTAAAGAGAATAAAAAAACAACATTCTCGGTAAGTATAGCAACAAAATGA
- a CDS encoding type II secretion system protein GspD: MLFTFTLIYGQEDNRIAQIRNNIEVIVPDTPGLAEKVNINIKQAALSDFLLAVSEVHKVNISVDPALKQINIVNNFTDVTVADLLVFLCKQYKLSINFTGNILAIKPYTEPTPIPETKEIDVNYDYDNGLLSLNLKDDKLYDSFKKIMDESGKNLVFTPGMENQLLTVYIKNMPFDAALNKLAYANNLYVTKSRDNFYLFDKLDGPAPSGSTTISESRPQRQRRSNFFFNVLDKERKLLEVDFEDTAIASIVYDIGTELEIDFFVASPLENAGNATVKAKNITFDELLIKIFESGLQAQPTAQQSRQPINNGNSNLQGVGNEAYTFLKEDDIYYFGTKTQLTVRNVKSVSLMHRSIELLGDPDTSRTIGRTSQSTFTSFNGSFNNNLSNTGQNNQNQRNNENSRDTESILTIIPDEVKADLDIKIDKELNSFIVNGPAEAIKRFESFIKYIDKPVPVILIEVMILEVNRSSLIETGIDAGIGDKPVTTSGSVFPSADITLGAQTINKIINRFDGFGSLNVGNVIPNFYLSLKALEANGNIKIRSTPRLSTLNGHRAQLSIGETTYYVVTNQNFYGSQIPQTSEIRNYQPIDAELSISIKPLVSGDGQITLDIRVIQSSFNSERIEDDAPPGINSREFTSIIRVRDQDLIVLGGLDEKVKNDSGSGVPLLSRIPILKWFFSSRKREDSNKKLTVLIKPTVIY, translated from the coding sequence ATGCTATTCACTTTTACCCTTATTTATGGGCAGGAAGATAATCGTATAGCACAAATTAGGAATAATATTGAAGTAATTGTGCCCGATACACCTGGGTTAGCAGAAAAAGTTAATATTAATATTAAACAAGCAGCACTATCCGATTTCCTGCTTGCTGTTTCTGAGGTTCATAAGGTAAATATTAGTGTAGACCCTGCACTTAAACAAATAAATATTGTAAATAATTTTACCGATGTAACAGTAGCCGACTTGCTAGTGTTTCTGTGTAAACAATATAAACTCAGTATTAATTTTACAGGGAATATATTGGCAATTAAACCTTATACAGAACCCACACCAATACCCGAAACAAAGGAAATTGATGTAAATTACGATTACGATAACGGCTTACTTTCATTAAACCTTAAGGATGACAAACTATACGATTCTTTCAAAAAAATAATGGATGAGAGTGGTAAAAACCTTGTTTTTACTCCTGGTATGGAAAACCAGTTACTTACAGTATATATAAAAAATATGCCTTTTGATGCCGCTTTAAACAAGTTAGCATACGCCAATAATTTGTATGTAACAAAATCCAGAGATAACTTTTATTTGTTTGATAAGTTGGATGGCCCAGCACCTAGTGGTAGTACAACAATAAGTGAAAGCCGACCACAAAGACAACGCAGATCGAACTTCTTTTTTAATGTATTAGATAAAGAAAGAAAACTATTAGAAGTAGATTTTGAGGATACAGCCATAGCCAGCATTGTTTACGATATTGGTACTGAACTAGAGATTGATTTTTTTGTAGCCAGCCCGTTGGAAAATGCAGGCAATGCAACAGTAAAGGCAAAAAATATAACTTTTGATGAGTTACTGATAAAAATATTCGAGTCGGGTTTACAAGCACAACCAACAGCGCAACAATCCCGTCAGCCAATTAATAATGGTAACTCTAATTTACAAGGAGTGGGTAACGAAGCATATACTTTTTTAAAGGAGGACGACATATATTATTTTGGTACAAAAACACAATTAACGGTGCGCAATGTAAAATCGGTATCACTAATGCACCGCTCTATAGAATTATTGGGCGACCCCGATACATCGCGAACTATAGGGAGAACATCACAATCTACATTTACGAGTTTCAATGGTTCTTTTAACAACAACCTTAGCAATACAGGACAAAACAACCAGAACCAAAGAAACAACGAAAACAGCAGAGACACAGAATCAATACTAACAATTATTCCTGATGAGGTTAAAGCAGACCTTGATATTAAAATAGATAAAGAGTTAAACAGCTTTATTGTTAATGGTCCTGCCGAAGCTATTAAGCGTTTTGAGTCGTTTATAAAATATATTGACAAGCCTGTACCCGTAATACTAATAGAGGTAATGATTTTAGAGGTAAACAGGAGTTCGCTTATAGAAACAGGTATTGATGCAGGTATTGGCGATAAGCCTGTAACCACCTCGGGTAGTGTTTTCCCGTCTGCTGATATAACACTCGGTGCACAAACAATAAACAAAATAATCAATCGTTTTGATGGTTTTGGTTCATTAAACGTAGGCAATGTAATCCCTAATTTTTATTTAAGCCTAAAAGCTTTAGAGGCCAATGGCAATATAAAAATACGCTCTACTCCTAGACTTTCTACGCTAAATGGGCACAGAGCACAACTATCTATTGGCGAAACAACGTACTATGTAGTAACCAATCAGAACTTTTACGGTTCACAAATACCGCAAACATCCGAGATACGAAATTACCAACCCATAGATGCTGAACTCTCAATATCCATAAAGCCATTGGTATCAGGAGACGGACAAATAACTTTAGATATACGCGTTATACAATCAAGTTTTAATAGCGAGCGTATTGAAGACGACGCGCCTCCAGGAATTAACTCAAGAGAGTTTACCTCTATAATACGTGTTAGGGACCAAGATTTAATTGTGTTGGGAGGACTTGACGAGAAAGTAAAAAACGATTCTGGCTCTGGAGTACCGCTTTTGTCAAGAATCCCTATTTTAAAATGGTTTTTTAGCTCACGAAAAAGAGAGGACTCTAACAAAAAGCTAACTGTACTTATAAAACCTACTGTTATTTATTAA
- a CDS encoding ABC transporter permease: MDSIKNLFKLKHSSEPITEGDNTENAREQARITYYQSGYGASIKASGGAVTFGVCLRNLYFAFEDLCRKQVNEQGMLKQPYKEEQEEQRTELKKRETALAIYEEQKDEINNNIEGLKFEIVNVKQTPEKYGVDISKRPKAQFYIGLLILLPITIYLFVFYISASYSAFFKDFETDSLTAAIFDADALGKAARDGWLEVIFVGTIPFVFMGMGYLIHMFQKTKGSRKLNFKLYMIVALTFVFDVILAYIIENKIHNFDRVLGDEFSIIIAITSANFWGIIFAGFLVYIIWGAVFDFVMKEHENMDKIKEFIRYKNEELSNESVKKNNIISKIENVKQEIVSINGKISELQSKIEGFIFPIKEYLHYHYQYKEGWYQAINAELALPIKEKNELMSRCDEISEKHLSQLSLKEEMDYQHLVYTKN; this comes from the coding sequence ATGGATTCAATTAAAAACTTATTTAAACTAAAGCATAGTTCCGAGCCTATTACTGAAGGAGATAACACTGAAAATGCTAGAGAGCAGGCAAGAATTACCTATTACCAAAGTGGGTATGGTGCTTCTATAAAAGCAAGTGGAGGAGCGGTTACATTTGGAGTTTGTTTAAGAAACCTTTATTTCGCTTTTGAAGACCTATGCAGGAAACAGGTAAATGAACAGGGAATGCTTAAGCAACCTTATAAAGAAGAGCAGGAAGAACAAAGAACTGAACTAAAAAAGCGAGAAACAGCTTTAGCAATATATGAAGAGCAGAAAGACGAAATCAACAATAATATTGAGGGGTTAAAATTTGAAATTGTTAATGTAAAACAAACTCCCGAAAAGTATGGTGTTGATATTAGTAAGCGACCCAAAGCACAATTTTACATAGGCTTGTTAATCCTTTTACCCATAACTATATACCTATTTGTATTTTACATATCCGCATCATACTCCGCATTTTTCAAGGATTTTGAAACGGATAGCTTAACCGCAGCAATTTTTGATGCAGATGCATTGGGCAAAGCAGCACGCGACGGATGGTTGGAAGTTATATTTGTGGGTACAATACCCTTTGTGTTTATGGGGATGGGCTATTTAATACATATGTTCCAAAAAACAAAAGGTAGCCGAAAGCTAAATTTTAAACTTTATATGATTGTAGCACTTACATTTGTTTTTGATGTAATACTTGCCTACATAATTGAAAACAAAATTCACAATTTTGATAGAGTTTTGGGAGACGAGTTTTCTATCATAATTGCAATAACCAGTGCAAATTTTTGGGGAATAATATTCGCAGGCTTTTTGGTTTATATTATATGGGGGGCAGTATTTGATTTTGTAATGAAAGAACATGAGAATATGGACAAAATAAAGGAATTCATTCGATATAAAAATGAAGAGCTGAGTAATGAATCTGTTAAGAAGAATAATATTATATCTAAAATAGAAAATGTAAAGCAGGAAATAGTATCTATTAATGGTAAAATATCTGAATTGCAATCTAAGATTGAGGGTTTTATTTTTCCTATTAAAGAATATTTACATTACCATTATCAATATAAAGAGGGTTGGTATCAAGCTATAAATGCTGAATTAGCGCTTCCCATCAAAGAAAAAAATGAATTGATGAGTAGGTGTGATGAAATATCTGAAAAACATCTTTCCCAGTTGAGTTTAAAAGAAGAAATGGATTACCAACACTTGGTTTACACTAAAAACTAA
- a CDS encoding SH3 domain-containing protein encodes MKVKLISFLLILFILSSCCSKYYICETDSATPLYFKKSINSEQITIIPKDKKVIIRGKSTSKYQKIKYNDTIGWAYIPLLKNKKEYDYYGSFKVLKKKSLKRQSSGNRVHVKGYYRKDGTYVRPHTRRKPK; translated from the coding sequence ATGAAAGTAAAACTGATATCCTTTTTACTAATACTATTTATATTGAGTTCTTGCTGCTCAAAGTACTATATATGCGAAACTGATAGCGCAACACCACTCTATTTTAAAAAATCTATTAATAGCGAACAAATTACTATAATCCCAAAAGACAAAAAAGTTATTATCAGAGGTAAGTCTACCTCCAAATATCAAAAAATAAAGTACAACGACACTATTGGCTGGGCTTACATACCATTACTAAAAAATAAAAAAGAGTATGATTATTATGGAAGCTTTAAGGTACTAAAGAAAAAGTCTTTAAAACGACAAAGTTCAGGTAATAGAGTACACGTTAAGGGATATTATAGAAAAGATGGTACATACGTGCGTCCGCATACAAGAAGAAAACCTAAATAA
- a CDS encoding GspE/PulE family protein, which translates to MSQNFTIPTEVQQLINAEQAYHYRIIPVNNTNDELVLLTDNTNFLQLKSELLILLGLNVTLTEETPENINKYLSTNYRKSSSDRVSEIHYSNDFLEKILVSAKEVGSSDIHFEPYELKARVRFRLDGKLKEQFFIDNDEYPIIVNKIKIRAQLDISEKRLPQDGRITVATDYEDFDIRVSVLPTLHGEKVVLRILSKDTSHIDLASVGFTESELTTYLEGIKKPNGIVLISGPTGSGKTTTLYATLKKLNQSNTNILTVEDPIEYTLEGINQVQLKENIGLDFAATLRTFLRQDPDIIMVGEIRDVDTANMAIRAALTGHLVLSTIHTNSAWATISRLIDMGVPPFLIASTLNVSIAQRLVRKLCNHCKLEQPIQNAIFPSGFIIPTTLTTHYTAMGCEHCYQTGYQGRKAVYEILPIDKTLMDLIKTNTLSIDEYIDEKNIYTLKKNAIDLVKSGVTSVEEVFALLME; encoded by the coding sequence ATGAGTCAAAATTTTACCATCCCTACAGAAGTGCAACAGCTTATAAATGCAGAGCAGGCATACCATTATCGTATTATACCAGTAAATAATACTAATGATGAATTGGTATTACTCACCGACAACACCAATTTTCTGCAATTAAAATCAGAGCTTTTAATACTACTTGGGTTAAATGTAACCCTAACCGAGGAAACTCCTGAAAACATAAACAAATACCTATCTACAAATTACCGAAAGTCATCATCAGATAGAGTATCCGAAATACATTATTCCAACGATTTTCTCGAAAAAATATTAGTAAGTGCTAAAGAAGTAGGCAGTAGCGATATTCATTTTGAACCTTATGAACTCAAAGCGCGTGTTCGTTTTAGGTTAGACGGTAAATTAAAAGAACAGTTTTTTATAGATAACGATGAATACCCAATTATTGTAAACAAAATAAAAATACGTGCGCAACTGGACATATCAGAAAAGCGATTACCACAAGACGGACGTATTACGGTTGCTACAGATTACGAAGATTTCGACATTCGTGTTTCGGTACTGCCCACATTACACGGAGAAAAAGTAGTATTAAGGATTTTGAGTAAAGACACAAGCCACATCGATTTGGCTTCTGTTGGTTTTACCGAAAGCGAACTTACAACCTACCTAGAAGGAATTAAAAAGCCAAATGGTATAGTACTTATATCAGGACCAACAGGTTCGGGAAAAACAACAACACTATATGCTACATTAAAAAAATTAAACCAGTCCAATACCAACATACTTACTGTAGAAGATCCTATTGAGTATACCCTTGAGGGTATTAACCAAGTACAGTTAAAAGAGAATATCGGGCTTGATTTTGCAGCGACCCTACGAACTTTTTTACGACAAGATCCTGATATAATTATGGTGGGTGAAATTAGAGATGTTGATACTGCTAACATGGCTATACGTGCAGCACTAACAGGTCACTTAGTGCTATCTACCATACACACTAATTCAGCATGGGCTACCATTTCCAGATTAATTGATATGGGAGTCCCACCCTTTCTTATTGCTAGTACATTAAATGTTAGTATTGCACAACGATTGGTTAGAAAACTTTGCAACCATTGCAAATTAGAGCAGCCTATACAAAATGCTATATTCCCATCGGGGTTTATTATTCCTACTACCCTTACCACGCATTATACCGCTATGGGTTGCGAACATTGCTACCAAACAGGATACCAAGGAAGAAAAGCAGTATATGAAATATTACCTATAGATAAAACGTTAATGGATTTAATTAAAACCAACACGTTAAGTATTGATGAGTATATAGATGAAAAGAATATTTATACTTTGAAAAAAAATGCTATTGACTTGGTAAAAAGCGGAGTTACATCAGTTGAAGAGGTTTTTGCCTTGTTGATGGAATAA
- a CDS encoding general secretion pathway protein, with translation MKLNRNNKLLLLGLVVTLYICYVFAFANTIKYYKAYNDKNTLVQSAINNPNIVKKLVIKEKQLDTILKQYSIIEKESFQNELLKKITVLSNRNDLKITDFKEPHSITENGVKTSSYIFTLQGSYNGMLLLINAIENDVTLGAIKHVAFQKKKNYKYNTNYLTGQIIMQKNETVKEGTD, from the coding sequence ATGAAACTAAACAGAAATAATAAATTATTACTGTTAGGGTTGGTTGTTACCCTATACATTTGCTATGTTTTTGCATTTGCTAACACTATTAAATACTATAAAGCGTATAACGATAAAAACACCTTAGTACAAAGTGCTATAAACAACCCCAATATTGTAAAAAAACTTGTTATTAAAGAAAAACAACTCGATACCATTTTAAAACAGTATTCGATTATAGAAAAGGAGTCGTTCCAGAATGAATTACTGAAAAAGATAACAGTACTAAGCAACCGTAACGATTTAAAAATTACCGATTTTAAAGAACCACATAGTATTACAGAGAATGGGGTTAAAACATCCAGTTACATATTTACATTGCAAGGAAGTTATAATGGTATGCTTTTGTTAATAAATGCAATAGAAAACGATGTTACGCTGGGTGCTATAAAACACGTTGCATTCCAGAAAAAGAAAAATTATAAATACAATACCAATTATTTAACGGGACAAATAATTATGCAAAAAAATGAAACCGTTAAAGAGGGTACAGATTAA
- a CDS encoding prepilin-type N-terminal cleavage/methylation domain-containing protein: MDKQIKKLPSFNLQEMLIVLAIIGILLLIALPNLMPLITKAKSVEAQTQLKAIYNAEKQYYFMYSKYSMEFSEIDFEAPKTVQENGTANYTYEIIQATNSEFKARATAVTDFNGNGIFNVWEIDQDGNPKQVVND; this comes from the coding sequence ATGGATAAGCAGATAAAAAAACTACCTTCTTTCAATTTACAAGAAATGCTTATTGTACTGGCTATAATAGGCATACTATTATTAATTGCATTACCTAACCTAATGCCACTCATTACGAAAGCTAAAAGTGTAGAAGCACAAACACAGCTAAAAGCTATATATAATGCCGAAAAGCAATATTATTTCATGTACTCTAAATACAGTATGGAGTTTAGCGAGATAGATTTTGAAGCTCCTAAAACAGTGCAAGAAAACGGTACTGCCAATTATACTTATGAGATAATACAAGCTACCAATAGCGAGTTTAAAGCACGTGCTACCGCTGTTACAGACTTTAATGGTAACGGAATCTTTAATGTGTGGGAAATTGACCAAGACGGAAATCCAAAGCAGGTGGTTAATGATTGA
- a CDS encoding general secretion pathway protein yields the protein MIDATLKVFIILIFLIIFYQDVKDRQVYWFLYPVLGIIAFTINTINTNLIIASINTAINTIIALTVLIVAKIYSDIILKKKFLNAAIGMGDILMFLFLSATFATVSYSILLVFSLIFSLLMHLILKNKSTFNTVPLAGYMALFFASVYGASFFIVPKLLFSY from the coding sequence ATGATTGACGCTACGCTTAAAGTTTTCATTATCTTAATTTTTTTGATAATTTTTTATCAAGATGTAAAGGACAGACAGGTGTATTGGTTTTTATATCCTGTTTTAGGTATTATAGCTTTTACAATTAACACCATAAATACCAACTTAATCATAGCTAGTATAAATACTGCTATTAATACAATTATAGCATTAACTGTACTTATTGTTGCAAAAATATATTCAGACATTATTCTAAAAAAGAAGTTCCTAAATGCAGCAATTGGGATGGGGGATATTTTAATGTTTCTATTCTTATCTGCTACATTTGCAACGGTTAGCTATAGCATATTATTGGTTTTCTCACTCATATTTTCGTTACTAATGCATTTAATTTTAAAAAATAAATCCACTTTTAATACAGTTCCTTTAGCAGGTTATATGGCTTTATTTTTTGCAAGTGTATACGGAGCTTCTTTTTTCATTGTGCCTAAACTTCTATTCTCTTATTAA